ctggaggagcttTTTGATGGATTGCAAAAAGAGCACATACCACTTGCGGAAAACAGCAtcgctgatcatctgtcaaaatGCGCTGCACAGAAGCTCCCTGTGGAACCAAGGACCTTTGTTCTCCACCTAACTCAACCCTCCGTATCCCCGACGGCGATGGCCAGAAAAAGGAGGAAATTGGACTCCGGCAAGTATCATCCGCCAGAGCTTCCCAAAGCCCCCGGTAGAGAGGTTGCCAGGAAAAACTCCACTTCTCCTGGTGAGCAGCACCCTCCCGCCGAACTACAGCTTCTTGCGGTTGAGATATGCGCTCCCACAAATGAGGAGGTGCCATTTGTCCTTGTTGCCGAGCCTCAGGCTCCGACTAGGGCACGACACATAGTTCACTACCTCCAAACTGGAGAACTTCCCGAGGAGCAAGAAGACAttgaaagagtagcccggaggtctagtatgtatcagtttgtcgatgacatgTTATACAGAAGGAGGTCcaacagtgtgaaattgaagtgcatttctCGGGAAGAGGGGAAGGAACTGCTGGCAGAGATACACAAAGGTGCGTGCGGCTCTCATATTGGATCAAGAGCCTTGGTCGGAAAAGCTTTCCAGcaaggtttctactggcccatgGCCCTCCAAGATGCGATCAAGCTAGTCACCCggtgtgaagcctgccagttccactccAAGAACATCCATCAACCTGCTCAAGCTCTCTAGACgatccctttgtcatggccattttcggtatgtgggctcgacatcttgggccccttcccccgcgctaccgggggctttgaattcttgtacgtcacaatcgacaagtttacaaagtggccggaggtggagcctatgaggaaggtgactgcacaatcagctatcaagttcttgaagggATTGGTGTGCCGTTTCGGAGTACCCGCCAGAATCATCACTGACAACGACACCCAGTTCacaagccgcgccttcatgcaatacgttcaAATCCTCAGAAGCAATGTTTCATTCGCCTCTGTTGCTCATCCCaagagcaatggacaagctgagaggatgaacgctaaagtgctgcgtgggctcaagacaaggacttttgacaagctgcggaAGTGCGACAGACGCTGGATCGATGAGCtaccggtggttctttggtccctccgtacgacaccaaatcgagctatcggccagactcccttctccctagtctatggggcagaagcagtgatccccacgaaactcatatacgggtcacctcaagtatttgcctatgatgaagtagcgcaagagcAGCACCGGCATGACGACGCCGTGCTCcttgaggagaaccgtctccgggctgcaacgcgtgctgcacgctatcagcaagccctgcgccgctatcatagctgcagggttcatgcccggagccttgaggaaggcgaccttgtccttaggcgtgttcagtccgccaagggtacaaacaagttgacgccaaagtgggaggtcccttaccgggtagtacgagtcaccaggcctggtgCAGTCCATCTGGAGACTgaagatggcattcaattgcaaaactcatggtacattgaacatcttcgtaagttctacccgtaaagcgcggctgtcgggccctgcccgacagccacccttttgtacaagccttgttgatgcacatgtaaccctttgtacaaagccaggtgcAGACCTTGAGCACAGACAATAAAACAAAGCGCTGTCGCCCTAAAAACaacttgcatgcatgcatagcttAACATAAACTTgccatgatcatttagatgaggTCATATGCTGCTATGTTTTCCCCTTGCAACTAATTACAGGGCTCTTATCGCGGACTTGATCCTGGGAAGAAGAGACAGAAAACAAGCTCGCATATCGATCCACGTCAAGCCGAACAAATAAGTTTCCTTTTATCCATACGTGTCTCTGTAAAAAGAAAACTTGTGCATAGAGAAACATTGTCACCTCCAAAGCCTTTGTGCTCCCATCCTTTGACCCTGAACGTTGCTTCGGTCAAGATGGTTGTAGTGGAATTTGGCAGAGAAGGATCGACAAGGAGCCGGTTCCCTTCCATGGTTTCGAGCCCTGGCAGGAGGCAACAACGGAGGGCACCGGCAAGATAGCTTGCCAGGAAAAACTTGTTTACCTAAAAGTATAGAGGCGTACCCCCTCTGCATGGATAAAACACATGCACAAGTACCCAACAAAGCTTGTCTTTTTCATTGATATGCGGATAAACAAGTAAAGCTCTTACAGGACACAAACATGGATAAAAGAAATTACATATTTAAGACTAAAATTTGGCAAATGCCTACATATTCTAGAttaaaaaagataagtgccccgtgatccctttcttgt
The sequence above is a segment of the Aegilops tauschii subsp. strangulata cultivar AL8/78 chromosome 6, Aet v6.0, whole genome shotgun sequence genome. Coding sequences within it:
- the LOC109758811 gene encoding uncharacterized protein produces the protein MEAHVEEVRKLEELFDGLQKEHIPLAENSIADHLSKCAAQKLPVEPRTFVLHLTQPSVSPTAMARKRRKLDSGKYHPPELPKAPGREVARKNSTSPGEQHPPAELQLLAVEICAPTNEEVPFVLVAEPQAPTRARHIVHYLQTGELPEEQEDIERVARRSSMYQFVDDMLYRRRSNSVKLKCISREEGKELLAEIHKGACGSHIGSRALVGKAFQQGFYWPMALQDAIKLVTRCEACQFHSKNIHQPAQAL